Proteins co-encoded in one Nicotiana sylvestris chromosome 7, ASM39365v2, whole genome shotgun sequence genomic window:
- the LOC104245678 gene encoding uncharacterized protein: MDSPQSVVSPFKGSSVFVDSEKQSSEFFIKNPSGLSEGISARREEAVARNVEDFIGVLDVYVHQARDIHNICIYHKQDVYAKLCLTSDPENAVSTQIINGGGQSPVFNENLRLKVRTIKCSVKCEIWMMSRVRNYLEDQLLGFALVPLSEILVKNGKLEKEFSLSSTDLYHSPAGFVQLSVSYNGTSPEVLEIPSLPVSVDTDASRAPDSETPESLLKEFDKIEFPDPKIVNENNLMVSEYFNIPGTNLDSQSSDSFVSSDTENQLSPDVDVHMGSFPSGVANFHQYPKRDSPPSSVSTIDSPSALHPATSQSSDTQGASKSPGEEYASAPKASGDAESNISETKPSSAFPKPVVAVNIEPEQKVVQQDIVDMYMKSMQQFTESLAKMKLPLDMETRPTTSGNSSSDQTSQTPKSTGSRVFYGSRAFF; the protein is encoded by the coding sequence ATGGATTCTCCACAGTCTGTTGTATCACCATTTAAGGGTTCCTCTGTTTTTGTCGACTCCGAGAAGCAAAGCAGTGAATTTTTCATCAAGAATCCTTCTGGACTATCCGAGGGAATTTCTGCTCGCAGAGAGGAGGCTGTTGCCCGCAACGTGGAGGACTTCATTGGTGTTCTCGACGTGTATGTACATCAGGCTAGAGATATCCACAACATCTGCATTTACCATAAGCAAGATGTTTATGCAAAACTTTGCCTTACTAGTGATCCTGAAAATGCAGTCTCCACTCAGATCATTAATGGCGGTGGGCAATCTCCAGTCTTCAATGAGAATCTAAGGCTCAAAGTTCGTACGATAAAATGCTCGGTTAAATGTGAGATATGGATGATGAGTAGAGTGAGGAATTATTTGGAAGACCAACTGCTAGGATTTGCACTAGTCCCCCTTTCTGAAATCCTTGTCAAAAATGGAAAGCTAGAAAAAGAGTTCTCTCTTTCGTCGACCGATCTCTATCACTCCCCAGCAGGATTTGTACAGTTGTCCGTTTCTTACAATGGTACTTCACCTGAAGTGCTTGAAATTCCTTCATTGCCTGTATCTGTGGACACTGATGCATCTCGGGCCCCAGATAGCGAGACACCCGAGTCGTTGCTTAAGGAGTTTGATAAAATTGAGTTCCCAGATCCTAAGATTGTAAATGAAAATAATCTTATGGTCTCTGAGTACTTTAATATACCAGGCACTAATCTGGATTCTCAAAGCTCAGATAGCTTTGTCTCTTCTGATACTGAAAATCAGCTCAGTCCAGATGTAGATGTCCATATGGGAAGTTTTCCAAGTGGAGTTGCTAATTTCCACCAATATCCTAAGCGCGATTCCCCTCCTAGCAGCGTATCAACCATCGACTCTCCATCCGCTTTGCACCCTGCAACCTCTCAGTCCTCTGATACCCAAGGAGCTTCAAAATCTCCGGGGGAAGAATATGCTTCAGCTCCTAAAGCCAGTGGAGATGCTGAGAGTAACATATCGGAAACCAAGCCTAGCAGTGCATTTCCAAAGCCAGTGGTTGCAGTGAACATTGAGCCAGAGCAAAAGGTTGTGCAACAGGATATCGTGGATATGTACATGAAAAGTATGCAGCAATTTACTGAGTCCTTGGCAAAGATGAAGCTTCCATTGGACATGGAAACTAGGCCAACAACTTCTGGTAATTCAAGTTCAGATCAGACATCGCAAACACCCAAGAGCACTGGCTCACGGGTGTTCTATGGCAGCAGAGCTTTTTTCTGA